A portion of the Microbulbifer agarilyticus genome contains these proteins:
- a CDS encoding Rieske (2Fe-2S) protein, translated as MQKHFLCGYEDLNEGDSKGFSLGDKSAGMNNVFAVKKDGEVYAYKNVCPHRGINLEWQPDQFLDSEKALIQCASHGALFEIRTGECIAGPCAGDALTPVPVEYAQDGLYVLLAD; from the coding sequence ATGCAAAAACATTTCCTCTGCGGCTACGAAGACCTCAACGAAGGTGATTCCAAAGGCTTTTCCCTGGGCGACAAAAGCGCAGGCATGAACAATGTATTTGCGGTGAAAAAAGACGGCGAAGTGTACGCGTATAAAAATGTCTGCCCCCACCGGGGCATCAATTTGGAGTGGCAGCCGGATCAATTTCTGGATTCGGAAAAAGCTCTGATCCAATGCGCTTCCCATGGCGCCCTGTTCGAGATACGCACCGGCGAGTGTATTGCCGGCCCCTGTGCCGGCGACGCACTGACACCGGTGCCTGTCGAGTACGCGCAGGATGGGCTCTACGTGTTGCTGGCAGACTAA
- the sfsA gene encoding DNA/RNA nuclease SfsA, giving the protein MKLSPALIEGKLLRRYKRFLADVALPGGEIMTIHCPNTGSMKNCWEENTPCWYSDSGNPKRKYRHTLEITTTPEGAKAGVNTGRANHLVEEAITSGVVVELQGYDALRREVKYGEENSRIDILLEGDAGACYVEVKNVTLAEGARGMFPDAVSTRGTKHLRELEKLAKSGVRAVLFYCVQHDQIATVEAAADIDPAYAEALTQALKSGVEVIAYRAKLDAEEICLIEPVPFLPAQ; this is encoded by the coding sequence GTGAAACTGAGTCCTGCCTTGATCGAGGGGAAACTCCTGCGCCGCTACAAACGATTTTTAGCGGATGTTGCTTTGCCGGGTGGCGAAATTATGACCATCCACTGCCCCAATACCGGATCGATGAAGAACTGTTGGGAAGAAAATACCCCCTGCTGGTATTCCGATTCCGGAAATCCCAAGCGCAAATATCGTCATACCCTGGAAATTACCACCACGCCAGAGGGCGCGAAAGCCGGTGTGAATACCGGCCGTGCAAACCACCTTGTGGAAGAAGCGATTACCAGTGGTGTTGTCGTTGAGTTGCAGGGTTATGACGCCCTGCGCCGCGAAGTGAAATACGGCGAAGAAAACAGTCGCATCGATATTCTGCTGGAAGGGGATGCGGGCGCCTGTTACGTCGAAGTAAAAAACGTCACCCTCGCCGAGGGCGCGCGCGGTATGTTTCCCGATGCGGTGAGTACCCGCGGTACCAAGCACCTGCGTGAACTGGAAAAACTCGCGAAATCCGGCGTGCGCGCGGTGCTATTTTACTGTGTGCAGCACGACCAGATTGCCACGGTGGAAGCCGCGGCCGACATCGACCCTGCCTATGCCGAGGCCCTTACGCAGGCGCTAAAGAGTGGTGTGGAAGTGATCGCTTACCGAGCCAAACTTGATGCAGAAGAAATCTGCCTGATCGAGCCGGTGCCGTTTCTACCTGCGCAGTAG
- the dksA gene encoding RNA polymerase-binding protein DksA, which translates to MPNTAAKSDSLHGFEPYQEQKGEEYMNEKQQEHFRKLLLAWKAELMAEVDRTVTHMKDEAANFPDPADRASQEEEFSLELRTRDRERKLIKKIDSTLELIDQEDYGFCEACGVEIGIRRLEARPTATLCVDCKTLAEIKEKQISG; encoded by the coding sequence ATGCCCAATACTGCTGCGAAATCCGATTCTCTGCACGGCTTTGAGCCCTATCAGGAACAGAAGGGCGAGGAGTACATGAATGAGAAGCAGCAGGAGCATTTCCGCAAACTGCTGCTGGCCTGGAAAGCCGAACTGATGGCAGAGGTGGATCGCACCGTAACGCACATGAAAGATGAAGCTGCCAACTTTCCGGACCCGGCCGATCGCGCCAGCCAGGAAGAAGAGTTCAGCCTGGAACTGCGCACCCGCGACCGCGAGCGCAAACTGATCAAGAAAATCGACTCCACTCTGGAGCTGATTGATCAGGAAGACTACGGCTTCTGTGAAGCCTGTGGTGTCGAGATTGGTATCCGTCGTCTGGAAGCCCGTCCAACCGCAACCCTGTGTGTGGACTGCAAAACCCTGGCGGAGATCAAAGAGAAGCAAATCTCCGGTTGA